The sequence ACATAGTCTATTTTATTTTCTTTTAATTCTAAACTAAGTGGAGAATTTTGACTAAAGTATTTATTATATTGTGCGGATTGGTTAACATTGAAAACATATCCTTTAGAAAATTCAAAATAATGTACATAAAATAAAAAATCATTAGATAGCCCCGTTGAGTTAGCTATTGATGTTCTTAAGAACAAATAAAGCGATAATGTCATTAATTTAACGAATCGTCTGATACTCATAATGGAATCTCTCGGTTCGATTAGTAATTTGACAATGATTGTCTGATTATCTGAAATCAATCCAGTGTTTCGTTGTATGGTAGTTCTTTCCTACCCGCCATCTTAGTTGTTGGAAATGAGAAATTGGTTAACGGAAAATGAATGCCCAATATTGGCGATGGAAAGTACAGGTGTCTATTGGCGGCCTGTTCATAAGGTGCTGGAAGGATTTATGGAAGTCATTCTTGTAAATGCCCGCCATATAAATAATGTTCCCGGTCGAAAAACGGATATTGCTGACAGCAAATGGCTGGCAGGACTTTGGTGTTATTTCGGTGTGTTATTTCGGGGGTCGGACCGAGGTAATCTATTGAATTATTGATAAAAATATACATTTAAAACCCGTTTTTTGACCCAAAAACAGTAGTTTAAGAGTATATTCCCCATGGGATTACATTGCTCGATATTTGGTATAACGGCCATGCCCTGACGGACACAACAAACAATGAAAGATGTGAGTATTGAGTTGTGAGGAAAACAGCTTGTTTTTAATCTCACTACTCACCACTCAAAATTCACAACTTTCATATAAACCGTATTCCCATTGAAATAAATAGAATGGTTACCATTTTATGGAGATGAGATTAAAATTGTTTTCGCAAACCGGCTTGTTTGAGGACTGCGTTTGCCGTATGCCTTGATTTTATAGCATTATCCACGACAAATCGAAGTTCGGTGGCAGGGCTGTACCAGATTTCATGATCTCCTTTACCCTACCGCTCAAATGAGCATCCGTTTTCTCGAAGTATTTTTTTTCAGATCCTTTGTAAAATTCCCCATCAAACAGCCGCCCGATGCGCAATCTCAAACCGCCGGGTAAAGACTTCAAATGTGGTTTCCTGTTCCACATCCTCACCATTGGCCTCCAGCAACTCGGGTATCATAACTTTCAATTTTTCAATCAATCCTTCCAATGTTGCACTTTCAGTTGCAAGACCGGGAACATCCTCACTGCTTGCCACCCATACATCTGCCTCTTCATCCCATTCCGCTCTTATAAAATAAGGTCTTTTATTCATTCAGTCCTGTTCCTTTCTTCCATGCCTATCCGATTGTCACCCAAAATATCATTCCCTCA comes from uncultured Desulfobacter sp. and encodes:
- a CDS encoding DUF1902 domain-containing protein — encoded protein: MNKRPYFIRAEWDEEADVWVASSEDVPGLATESATLEGLIEKLKVMIPELLEANGEDVEQETTFEVFTRRFEIAHRAAV